The Miscanthus floridulus cultivar M001 chromosome 6, ASM1932011v1, whole genome shotgun sequence genomic interval GAGGCGACCTGTCAACGACACCAGCGTCCGCGCGCCCCGGCCGGTTGCTTTCCATTGGGCCACCGTTTCCGTGGGCCTGCTGGTGGCGCGCGTGTTGTTGTCCGCGCCGGGCACAAATGGATTCAGGCGGTTGGCTGGCTAGGCTAGCACGGGCACCTCCACACCTGCGCTGCACATATTAAGCAGCTCCATCTGGTAGTCCATGATACGTCTATTTCAGTGACACGATCTCTTGGCCTGTCAAGTGCGACGTGGTGGGCTTGTAATCGTCGAAGGGGAGGGCTTTACTAGACTGGTTAAGTACCATGCTAACCATTCTCGGCTCTGTGTTTTGGATGCATTAGGGTAGTTCCAATGCTAGAAACTACGTatagtttctatacctattaatttttATAGACACTATGTATAGAAACTATGGttccaatggatagtttctacagaacaactttttatccaatcacatacatactctctccattcgctaccaatcacatcccttcgtgtcttggttctcgtgtagacatggtttctaacttagacccggtttctatgatttttgttctatctcttcaataactaccttgccacatcagcaaaatgctTAGGTGGCAGTACAATTAATGTCCATAAAAACTATAGTGGtttctgcattgggagtgcccttagGCAACAAAAGCGAGGCAAGGAATCTGTCTGGTGCACCGCACTTAAGATATTGCTGTGCTATGATGATTACCTTGACTTTAGCAGCAAACGTGCCAGACCGACCTCAGTTGATCGTTCTGTTTCCGGAGGTCCTTTGGCCCGTTTGTTTCGTTGAAATTTAGCTTATACTAAATTATTATTAGAGAAAACGGTGTTAGTTCGCTAAAAAGTATTATTGAAATAGTACCGAGGGTGAGTTGTGTGCCCTGTGGGTCCGTCCACGCCACAAGGCAAATAAACTAACCAAGGTGAGGTCTGAGGAGTAGAGTGACCCGAGTCCAATAGTCTCTCCCAAGATACAAGTAGCACAAACTCTACCCTGCAGCCCCTGCTCGTTGTCGAAGCAAAGAGTTTGGAGAAATGCATGAGAATAGAGAGCGGATCTGCCGTCTGCGCATATCATTCTAACGCAAGCTTTTGTCTCAAAATATCTCACCGTACACACGTCGTCCAAAGGTCACCACCATCACATAGcatctctctctatctctataAGACGAAAGCAGGGCCAAGCTCGGCCCTCTCATTGGGCCATGTCGTCCCGTTTTTCTCCTCCGTCGGATGTTGATCGGACCATCCACACGCAGTGCAGCAACTAGCGATTCCAGAGTCCAGACCCTTCGTCTCCGGCGTGAGACAAGCCGCCGCCACCCCCCTcctcgcgccgcgccgccgcagctTCCACGCCAATCGTCGAGAACTCGCCCAATTCATCCCCTCCGCCTTTCAACTATGCCTCCTCTCCTCGCTCCACCGCAACCTCACCACCACGCTGCGCGCCCTCTCCCTCGGCGCTGATGCCTCCGCCTCGAGCCGACGCCTCCTCCTGCCAGCTTGACCTCCAGGCTCCAGGCCAAGGACCTGATCCACGCCGCACGCGACGCCATCTCCGACTCCAATCGTCCCTCCCTGTGCCACTCCGCCTCAATCACCATTTTTTCCACCATCTCGCGCCTCCACAGGGCACAGGCCATGTCACAGCCGGCAAGCTGGGCTCCAATTTCCACTCCTCACACAGCGCCCGCTCACCGCCGGCGTGCAACTTTGGTCTCAAGAATCTCTCACTGGGAACACACGCAACTGCAGCAGGCTACGGTAGCGCTTCGTGCCCCGCCCCTGCTGTTGCCGGCGCTCGCTAGGCCGTGCCGGCGGCGGGCGGCCTTCGTGGTGCTGCTCCCGTGCTCCAAGGTATGCAATAGCATACGCTCCACCTGTTTGCTCAGATGCCTGTGAGGGATGGAAATCAGTTTTGGCCTAGGAGTAGCGCGCTGTAGAATAATCCAGGGATCCAGCATAGACATCTACCCGGATTCTGACTGGGCGATGCAGGACGTGCATATACTGATGTAATAAGGCAACATACAAGTTCCACATGCTACGATAGATGATGGTAATTACAGAAGATGCTACCTGCCCTCTTTTTCATTTGACTACAGTATTATAATACCGAATATATGATGGCCAAGAAACTTTCTTTAAGCATGGATATAACTACATAAAAATTAGAAATGATAAGCATGGCCTGGGTTTGAATTGAACTTGCTCTATAGGCTCCTACCCCGTttattaaacaaaacaaaaattacAGTCAATATACATGTCACTTTAGTTTGGTTTAGTTCTGCAATGTGAGCACTAACCATTATGTATGATGTAGGAGAgagtgattttttttaaaaaaaacatcgACTAATACTACCATGTTCCCTGTGCTCATCAAAGATTTTCAAGTATTCTAGACTGTTTATTAAGGCATCCAACTAGGTGGGCAACTGGGCACAGACACTAAAAAGCGCTAATGCTTTTCCTACCCCCTCAAATAAGTGTTTTTACCGTGAACGAACAGATGCTACGAGTGATGAAGATACagacaaaaaaaaatcattgttATTAGGTCAAGTATCAAGAATATGTCTGATCCGTTTATTCATAGTTGCAGTGTGTTTGAGGGATCCTTGCCATTACCGGATGTATGCCATGCATATGCACTAGTACCTACGCCTCCTTTAATATCGTTGTAAAAATCTGCTCCATATCTTCTGCAAGCACAAAATCTAATATTACCTTGACAAAATATTTCACCCATTAACTAATGCCGGTTACAGATTATAGATTGCTATGCAGTGACTGGGAAATTTCCAAAGCTAGCTCACCTGTGGTTCACGAGTGGCAGTAGAGAAATGGGAAGCCATCTTTAAACAATAATGTCTCGGTATGATGATAATTGGATCATTGAAAAAGTGGTCAGACCCTTATCTTAGAGCATCTGAAAATAGTAAAGAAATTGGTAGCGGATGCAGATACAGTGCTTGATTATCTAGACATATTAAACATACGCACCATTGCTAGGCccggtttagttggcgaaattttttttttaaatggtactgtagtactttcgttgttatttggcaattagtgtccaatcatagtctaattaggcttaaaagattcgcctcgtgaatttcgtctaaactgtctaattagttttattttttatttatatttaatgcttcatgcatgcgtccaaagatttaatgtgataaagaatcttaaaaaattttgcaaaattttaggaactaaacagacATATTCTCTGATGGATCGAAACAGATGGAAGGGACTGCTATCCATTGCAAATTTGAAATACTAGCCCAAAATCTAGGGATGTGTTTGGGTGTTTCTAGTCACGCTACTAAAAAAAGCGCAATAGGCTAGGGACGGCCCTGTTCACGTAATCTATAAACCATACTATCCGCCGTTTTTTCCGCAGCCGAACGGGCCGAAGAGCGCAACGCCTGTAAACGGACATGCTATGACCCAGGGGACAGCGCGACACTTTATGCCTGTGCCGCCACACGTGGCCTGTACTACGCGACAAGCATCGAATCCTCACAAATCACATGGCTCCATTTGTTGCCGTTGCCGCCGAGCGCCGAGCCCGAACCGAGACACCTGGCCTCCGTCCTCCTCTGGGCCGGACACACGCACTCGCGTCCGCGGTCCGCCCCGCGAGCTGAGACCGCCGATAAGGTCGGCAGCCGAGCCAGATATAGGCAGCGGCGGGCGCTTTACCGCCCCGGACAGAAATATCTGTGGACATGTTGGATTCGCCCCGCACCGACGAAGGAGACGAATAAACCCACACACggccaacacacacacacacacaccccgaGCGAACAGAACGGCAAGAGAAAGAAAAGCGAGCGGCTTTCTTATCCGGTTCTTCGCCTGGCGCAAAGCGGGAACCGGGGGATCTGTTGTTCACTTGTTCTAGGGAGCAAGAGTCATGGGCAGCGAGTGCAAGGGCCACCTTCAGCTTCACGCCGCAGGCTACGGCATCGGCGTCGCCAGCCCGCAGCAGCAGCTGGAGCAGGCGGACGCCATCGCACCGTTCGTGGAGAAGACGTTCCGCATGGTGAGCGACCCGGCCACGGACGCCGTCGTGCGCTGGGGCGGCGCCAGCAACACCTTCCTCGTCCTCGATCCAGCCACCTTCTCCGACTACCTGCTGCCCTCCTACTTCAAGCACCGCAACTTCGCCAGCTTCGTTCGGCAGCTCAACACCTACGTGAGTGGGCGCTAGCTACCTCCTCTgctccactccactccactcgCTCAGCTGTCAGCTGGCACTCCTCGTGTGATCATAACAGTTCTTGGCGATTACAGGGGTTCAGGAAGGTGGACACGGACCGGTGGGAGTTCGCGCACGAGTCGTTCCTCCGGGGCCAGGCGCACCTGCTGCCGCTGGTCGTGCGCAAGAAGAAGAAGGCGGGCGGCCTGGGCGGCTGCCGGGACCGGGACCTGCTGTGCGAGGAGGGGGAGGATGTGCGCGGGACCATCCGGGCCGTGCAGCGCCTGCGGGAGGAGCAGCGCGGGATGGAGGAGGAGCTGCAGGCCATGGACCGCCGCCTGCGCGCCGCCGAGAGACGCCCGGGCCAGATGATGGCGTTCCTCGCCAAGCTCGCGGACGAACCCGGCGTCGTGCTGCGCGCTATGCTCGACAAGAAGGAGGAACTGGCCGTGGCCGGCAACGGGTCGCCGACTGCGCCCGTGGAGGCGGCGCCGGGCAAAAGGCGGCGGGTCGGGGTCGGGGCCGAGGCCGGCGCGGGCGGGGCCGCGGAGCTGGCGCAGAGCAGGGGCGCCGTGCCGTTCCCGTTCTCTGTTCTCGGCCAAGTGTTCTACTAGGGTAGAAAGAGACAGGTCCGTGCAGTGGTGTAAATGACTTGTAGCATAGTTTTGCCTCCGTTTAATTAGCTACTGCCTACTAGTATAGTATACTAAGTAATAGTGCTGTGTAAATGGTGAATAGTTTGTGCGTTCGGTAGAGATGTAGGGGGTGTTTGCCTCGATGTTTGAGCACTGATAGCTTATCACGGGGTTTTCGGGGCAGCatgttcgggctttagcgtaCATAGAACTCGAcggtttacgcaagagacagtcgatttatcctggttcggaccctcgatctttgatcgagtaatagccctacgttcagtcggcgttagcctttgcgcgggattgattataaagtgttgtgttgtataattgtctaaaagtcgtccgtctctagagctctgtcctcctttatatagtcagaaggtcagaatcctaatcggtttacaattagagttcctagtaggattatagaataatactactactaagattaaaGGGAAaaaaatcctagttagactagatcttttctcttccttacggggtatcccgtgggtcccgcaccgacaagccccagAACACTTTATGGTTGAGTTCtcgaagcctcgtcttgttccttcaagtcttgtcgagcaggaacaagtgtTGTCCGAGTGCTTTTTTGAGCGAAACCatatagcgcttcgtgagatcatcgcgtggtgtgtactttttgaagaaaaaaaatacttttatttgggtgtagcccccgagcctcttgccgTTTGGcataaggagctagagggtcttttcttgaaatcttcctgattcttcgttgaagggctcctgagcatatacttgggttctttgtcgaaaagagctcggatatagttatgtccgggttctttttgtcgtgtggtcttgaagtggtctgtcttaaagaagtcttctgggtgatgtgcgcttttttaaagaaaaaagtacactcactgagtgtagcccccgagcctcttgctatttggaacaaaaagttggagggtcttgaatcttatgtcgttTGAAAAACTGTTGTCTTAAAGTAGTCCTCTTGGTGACATGCACTtctttgaaggaaaaagtgcactcactgagtatagcccccgagcctcttgctttgtTCAAAAtaactgaaaacctctcctgttgcagcccccgagcatatatccgggttcttttgtttaaaaagaactcggatgcaggatCTTAGCATATtcgtctgctattgtcagatgtagttgtatggtggtggttgatagtaaatgttgtttgttcacgagttgtacagtattggtatattcttctgaatatgctcATTCTCGAGTACTACTGCTTTACACCTgactcctctttcattgaattctatcttttcactgtgtcctttgttaggtttgttccgctggtgctcctggtccatgtgcaccgcttctttggcctataaatatcctcctcctatgt includes:
- the LOC136458935 gene encoding heat stress transcription factor C-1b-like, whose product is MGSECKGHLQLHAAGYGIGVASPQQQLEQADAIAPFVEKTFRMVSDPATDAVVRWGGASNTFLVLDPATFSDYLLPSYFKHRNFASFVRQLNTYGFRKVDTDRWEFAHESFLRGQAHLLPLVVRKKKKAGGLGGCRDRDLLCEEGEDVRGTIRAVQRLREEQRGMEEELQAMDRRLRAAERRPGQMMAFLAKLADEPGVVLRAMLDKKEELAVAGNGSPTAPVEAAPGKRRRVGVGAEAGAGGAAELAQSRGAVPFPFSVLGQVFY